One stretch of Aestuariirhabdus haliotis DNA includes these proteins:
- a CDS encoding YciI family protein — MFYAIICQDIDNSLSKRLSARPAHIARLENLKAEGRLLIAGPHPAIDSEDPGEAGFTGSLIVAEFASLTDAQSWADADPYLEAGVYQQVTVKPFKKVLP; from the coding sequence ATGTTCTACGCGATTATTTGCCAGGATATCGACAACAGCCTTAGCAAAAGGCTCAGTGCCCGTCCCGCACATATTGCCCGCCTTGAAAACCTGAAAGCCGAAGGCCGACTATTAATAGCTGGCCCCCATCCGGCAATCGACAGCGAAGACCCGGGCGAAGCTGGATTCACCGGCAGCTTGATCGTAGCGGAGTTTGCCTCCTTGACGGATGCCCAGAGCTGGGCCGACGCAGACCCCTACCTCGAAGCAGGAGTCTACCAACAGGTGACCGTTAAACCCTTCAAGAAAGTATTACCCTAG
- a CDS encoding septation protein A — protein MKLLVDFLPIVIFFVVYKFSAEFIALCSGIFSPDFIELMNQTQPIIIATAVLIPATIVQILYTRWATGKIEKMHLVTLALVVVLGGATVLFGDKSFIQWKPTIVNWLFAAAFLGSQFIGKKNLIQRMMDTKITMAHEIWKRLNYGWVTFFLFAGAINLYVAYTMSEEAWVNFKLFGMLGLTLVFIIAQGVYLSRHIEEPANADNGTQQG, from the coding sequence ATGAAGCTGCTGGTCGACTTTCTTCCTATCGTTATCTTTTTTGTCGTTTACAAATTCAGCGCCGAATTTATTGCGCTCTGTAGCGGAATATTCTCACCCGATTTCATCGAGCTGATGAATCAGACTCAGCCCATCATTATCGCCACCGCCGTGCTGATCCCGGCGACTATCGTGCAAATCCTCTACACCCGTTGGGCCACTGGAAAAATCGAAAAGATGCATCTGGTCACCCTCGCCCTGGTGGTTGTGCTGGGCGGTGCTACGGTTCTGTTCGGGGATAAAAGTTTTATTCAGTGGAAGCCCACCATCGTTAACTGGTTATTTGCAGCAGCCTTTCTTGGCAGTCAGTTTATCGGCAAAAAAAATCTGATTCAGCGCATGATGGATACCAAGATCACCATGGCTCACGAGATCTGGAAGCGACTGAATTATGGCTGGGTCACCTTTTTCCTGTTCGCCGGTGCAATCAATCTTTACGTGGCCTATACCATGTCCGAAGAAGCCTGGGTCAATTTCAAACTCTTTGGCATGCTGGGATTAACGCTGGTATTTATTATTGCGCAGGGCGTCTATCTTTCACGCCATATTGAAGAGCCGGCCAATGCCGATAACGGCACCCAACAAGGATAA